A region from the Desulfitobacterium dehalogenans ATCC 51507 genome encodes:
- the yaaA gene encoding peroxide stress protein YaaA: MKIIISPAKKMNMDANFLPPRNAPVYLEKAEKLKEYLQNLTHEKLKKLLCCNDEIVSLNYERYQTMDLSGYTSPAILAYDGIQYKYMAPQVFEDDYFDYIERHLRILSGFYGILKPFDGVVPYRLEMQAKLKTIFCRNLYDYWKDDIYRELTREETTILNLASAEYSKTVEKYLTADIKYIKCVFGELIGGEVIEKGVYVKMARGEMVRFIAENAIEDLEQIKAFDRLGFLYSDQLSSDNTFVFVKDHGSKIKNKSI; this comes from the coding sequence ATGAAAATCATTATCTCCCCGGCAAAAAAAATGAATATGGATGCGAACTTTCTTCCGCCCCGCAACGCGCCCGTATATCTTGAAAAAGCCGAAAAGCTGAAAGAATACTTGCAAAACCTGACCCACGAGAAGCTCAAAAAGCTGCTCTGTTGCAACGATGAAATTGTGAGTTTGAACTATGAGCGCTATCAAACCATGGATTTGTCCGGGTACACAAGCCCAGCTATTTTAGCTTACGATGGTATTCAGTACAAGTACATGGCACCTCAGGTGTTTGAGGATGACTATTTCGACTATATAGAAAGGCATCTGCGGATTCTATCCGGATTTTATGGTATATTGAAACCTTTCGACGGAGTTGTACCTTACCGATTGGAAATGCAGGCCAAGTTAAAAACGATCTTCTGCCGAAATCTGTATGACTATTGGAAAGACGATATCTACCGGGAATTGACCCGAGAGGAGACCACGATTCTGAATCTTGCTTCGGCTGAATACAGTAAGACGGTTGAGAAATACCTGACTGCCGATATAAAATATATTAAGTGCGTATTCGGTGAGCTGATCGGGGGCGAAGTTATTGAGAAGGGTGTTTATGTAAAGATGGCTCGCGGTGAGATGGTCCGTTTCATAGCTGAAAATGCTATTGAAGATTTGGAGCAAATCAAAGCATTCGATAGGCTTGGATTTCTCTATAGTGATCAGCTGTCGAGTGACAACACTTTTGTATTTGTGAAGGACCATGGGAGCAAAATAAAGAATAAATCAATTTAA